A single Phytohabitans houttuyneae DNA region contains:
- a CDS encoding ABC transporter permease: MTVRTVLTIAGLTLKEAARRKVLRSLAALTVVLLSLSAWGFSRIDAEFGGMTSGEARLTASLVLNLVMFGLSLIAALGTAFLAGPTMSGETESGIALAVLARPVRRSAVLLGKWLGLVAFGSGFVAVAGLAQLLIVRITTGYWPPNPVAGLALLAAQAAVLLTLGLLLSTAISPMASGIVAVGLFGSTWIAGVVGGVGTALDNDSVARVGTISRMLLPTDGLWRGAMNSFQDPTLLTQFSEAFKGHPFLSSSGLTPAYAGWAVVWVALVLGLAAVSFQRRDL; this comes from the coding sequence ATGACCGTCCGTACCGTTCTCACGATCGCCGGCCTCACGCTCAAGGAGGCCGCCCGCCGGAAGGTGCTGCGCTCGCTGGCCGCGCTGACCGTCGTACTGCTGTCGCTCAGCGCCTGGGGCTTCTCCCGCATCGACGCCGAGTTCGGCGGCATGACCAGCGGCGAGGCGCGGCTGACCGCGTCGCTGGTGCTCAACCTGGTGATGTTCGGCCTGAGCCTGATCGCCGCGCTCGGCACCGCCTTCCTCGCCGGTCCCACCATGTCCGGCGAGACCGAGTCCGGCATCGCGCTCGCGGTGCTGGCCCGCCCGGTCCGCCGCTCGGCGGTGCTGCTGGGCAAGTGGCTGGGGCTGGTGGCGTTCGGCAGCGGCTTCGTCGCGGTGGCCGGGCTCGCCCAGCTGCTCATCGTCCGCATTACCACCGGCTACTGGCCGCCGAACCCGGTCGCCGGCCTGGCGCTGCTCGCCGCGCAGGCGGCGGTGCTGCTCACGCTCGGGCTACTGCTGTCGACCGCGATCTCACCGATGGCCTCCGGCATCGTCGCGGTCGGCCTCTTCGGCTCTACCTGGATCGCCGGCGTGGTCGGCGGCGTCGGCACGGCGCTGGACAACGACAGCGTGGCCCGCGTCGGCACCATCTCCCGCATGCTGCTGCCGACCGACGGCCTGTGGCGCGGCGCGATGAACTCCTTCCAGGACCCGACGCTGCTGACCCAGTTCAGCGAGGCGTTCAAGGGGCACCCGTTCCTGAGCTCCTCGGGCCTCACCCCCGCGTACGCCGGCTGGGCGGTGGTCTGGGTCGCCCTCGTCCTGGGCCTCGCCGCCGTCTCCTTCCAGCGCCGCGACCTGTGA
- a CDS encoding response regulator transcription factor: MAGLTRERPIRVAVVDDDPLVRAGLRILLGGWPDIEVVAEGGDGLEAVSIADAHLVDVILMDIRMPRVDGLVATQRIRGRRSAPQVIVLTTFNADEYVLEALRGGASGFLLKDTPPHDIIEAVRTVAAGAATLSPAVVRQLIDHIADPAAGPRRAEARARLARLTDREREVAVAVGRGLSNAEISAALGMSVPTVKGHVSRLLSKLDLNNRVQVALLIHDAGSI, translated from the coding sequence GTGGCCGGGCTGACCCGCGAGCGGCCGATCCGGGTGGCCGTCGTGGACGACGACCCGCTGGTCCGCGCCGGGCTGCGCATCCTGCTCGGCGGCTGGCCGGACATCGAGGTGGTCGCCGAGGGCGGCGACGGCCTGGAGGCGGTGTCGATCGCCGACGCCCACCTGGTCGACGTCATCCTCATGGACATCCGCATGCCGAGGGTCGACGGCCTGGTCGCCACCCAGCGCATCCGCGGCCGGCGGTCGGCGCCGCAGGTGATCGTGCTGACCACGTTCAACGCCGACGAGTACGTGCTCGAGGCGCTGCGCGGCGGGGCCAGCGGCTTCCTGCTCAAGGACACCCCGCCGCACGACATCATCGAGGCGGTGCGGACGGTCGCCGCCGGCGCGGCCACCCTCTCCCCCGCCGTCGTCCGCCAGCTCATCGACCACATCGCCGACCCGGCGGCCGGGCCGCGCCGCGCCGAGGCCCGCGCCCGCCTCGCCCGCCTCACCGACCGCGAGCGCGAGGTCGCCGTCGCGGTCGGGCGCGGCCTGTCGAACGCGGAGATCAGCGCCGCGCTCGGCATGAGCGTGCCGACGGTCAAGGGCCACGTGTCGCGGCTGCTGTCCAAACTGGACCTCAACAACCGCGTCCAGGTCGCCCTCCTCATCCACGACGCCGGGTCCATTTAG
- a CDS encoding sensor histidine kinase: MSTLLFALLVPEPAGSPGSARRDRVADGIAIGLALAYGAVMVRLGDATSPGAVVPWPVDVAVGVLCAATLVVRRRRPVGLALALLPFGAVSIMATGPVTAALFTAAVRRRGRVVLLLGAANVLLAGLYFLLHDQPAYPLWVDFVVRGVVTVAAVGWGLFVQAHRRLTRSLREHAARLEAEQHLRVDQARLTERTRIAREMHDVLAHRMSLVSLHAGALEVRTDARPDEVALAAAAIRDSSHEALQELRTVIGVLREGTPGRPEPPQPDLGDLPALVDDARAGGMAVAYTSGVPAAGPSVALGRTVYRLVQEGLTNARKHAPGSPVEVVLDGAAGDHLRVTVTNACPPTPARPAVPGAGMGLVGLAERVALAGGRIEYGAERDTFRLRAWLPWPG, from the coding sequence ATGTCCACGTTGCTGTTCGCGCTGCTCGTGCCCGAGCCGGCGGGCAGCCCCGGGTCGGCGCGGCGCGACCGGGTGGCGGACGGCATCGCGATCGGGCTGGCCCTCGCCTACGGGGCGGTGATGGTGCGGCTCGGCGACGCCACGTCGCCCGGCGCGGTCGTGCCGTGGCCGGTGGACGTCGCGGTCGGCGTGCTCTGCGCGGCCACGCTGGTGGTACGCCGCCGCCGGCCGGTCGGGCTCGCGCTGGCGCTGCTGCCGTTCGGCGCGGTGTCGATCATGGCGACCGGACCGGTCACCGCCGCGCTCTTCACGGCCGCGGTCCGGCGGCGGGGGCGGGTCGTCCTGCTGCTCGGTGCGGCGAACGTCCTGCTCGCCGGCCTCTACTTCCTCCTGCACGACCAGCCGGCCTACCCGCTGTGGGTCGACTTCGTCGTGCGCGGCGTGGTCACGGTCGCGGCCGTCGGGTGGGGGCTGTTCGTGCAGGCGCACCGGCGGCTGACCCGCTCGCTGCGCGAGCACGCCGCACGGCTGGAGGCCGAGCAGCACCTGCGCGTGGACCAGGCGCGGCTGACCGAGCGCACCCGGATCGCCCGGGAGATGCACGACGTCCTCGCCCACCGCATGTCGCTCGTCAGCCTGCACGCCGGGGCGCTGGAGGTGCGCACCGACGCGCGGCCCGACGAGGTGGCGCTCGCGGCGGCCGCGATCCGCGACAGCTCGCACGAGGCGCTGCAGGAGCTGCGTACCGTCATCGGCGTGCTCCGGGAAGGCACTCCCGGGCGGCCGGAGCCGCCGCAGCCGGACCTGGGCGACCTGCCCGCGCTCGTCGACGACGCCCGCGCCGGCGGGATGGCGGTCGCCTACACCAGCGGCGTGCCGGCGGCGGGCCCGTCGGTGGCGCTCGGCCGCACCGTGTACCGCCTGGTGCAGGAGGGGCTCACCAACGCCCGCAAGCACGCGCCGGGCAGCCCGGTGGAGGTGGTGCTCGACGGCGCGGCCGGCGACCACCTGCGGGTCACCGTCACCAACGCCTGCCCGCCCACCCCGGCGCGGCCGGCGGTGCCGGGTGCCGGCATGGGCCTTGTCGGGCTCGCCGAGCGGGTCGCGCTGGCCGGCGGCCGGATCGAGTACGGCGCCGAGCGCGACACCTTCCGCCTGCGGGCCTGGCTGCCGTGGCCGGGCTGA
- a CDS encoding alpha/beta fold hydrolase, protein MMVTRLWRPAAALAVAVLWGVVAARWTPRGPLTNADALWSVGISAAVGLAAGWASRSRWSMLAAPAAFVAALELTRAGVPGPSVDAPHASPFGILALVTGRGVHGVLSVLPLVLGAAYGAGLTRRGQRASRIRRAATALVTAALVALTAAVAIPARTASTGPGGVADLAAVHGLRVMIRGQDAAAPVLLFIPGAPGGSELGAMRRRLAPLEKRFVVATLDRRGGGGSYPALDPTGAATLDGAVADTIAVTDYLRDRFGRARIYLLAHSGGSIVGVLAAQRHPDRYHAYIGTGQAVDLTASDRIFHTDVLAWARATGRDGLARQLAAQGPPPYDSVYGYEPLMTYAPEAYGQGTPAFTVDVPEYTLLQKVHTLNAILDTWSAQYPSMARVDLRRDVPRLEVPAYFVQGGREMRGLAVPFAQWYERLQAPRKHQEVFAAAGHRAMFDEPGRFVSFMERLLPPP, encoded by the coding sequence ATGATGGTCACACGCTTGTGGCGCCCGGCCGCCGCACTCGCCGTCGCGGTCCTGTGGGGTGTGGTGGCGGCGCGCTGGACGCCGCGCGGCCCGCTCACCAACGCCGACGCGCTGTGGTCGGTCGGCATCAGCGCGGCGGTGGGGCTGGCCGCGGGGTGGGCGAGCCGTTCGCGGTGGTCCATGCTCGCGGCCCCGGCGGCCTTCGTCGCGGCCCTGGAGCTGACCCGCGCGGGGGTACCGGGACCGTCCGTCGACGCCCCGCACGCGAGCCCGTTCGGGATCCTCGCGCTGGTCACCGGCCGGGGCGTGCACGGCGTGCTGTCCGTGCTGCCGCTCGTGCTGGGCGCCGCCTACGGGGCCGGCCTGACCCGGCGCGGGCAGCGTGCCAGCCGGATCCGCCGGGCGGCCACCGCGCTGGTCACCGCCGCGCTCGTCGCCCTCACCGCGGCCGTCGCGATCCCCGCGCGCACCGCCTCGACCGGACCGGGCGGCGTCGCCGACCTGGCCGCCGTGCACGGCCTGCGCGTCATGATCCGCGGCCAGGACGCGGCGGCGCCGGTGCTGCTCTTCATCCCCGGCGCGCCCGGCGGCTCCGAGCTGGGCGCGATGCGCCGCCGCCTGGCCCCGCTGGAGAAGCGGTTCGTGGTGGCGACGCTGGACCGGCGCGGCGGCGGCGGGTCCTACCCCGCCCTCGACCCCACCGGCGCGGCGACGCTGGACGGCGCGGTCGCGGACACCATCGCCGTCACCGACTACCTGCGCGACCGCTTCGGCAGGGCCAGGATCTACCTGCTGGCGCACTCGGGAGGCTCGATCGTCGGCGTGCTCGCCGCCCAACGCCACCCCGACCGCTACCACGCCTACATCGGCACCGGCCAGGCGGTCGACCTCACCGCCAGCGACCGCATCTTCCACACCGACGTCCTCGCCTGGGCGCGCGCCACCGGCCGGGACGGGCTGGCCCGGCAGCTGGCCGCGCAGGGACCGCCGCCGTACGACAGCGTGTACGGCTACGAGCCGCTGATGACGTACGCGCCGGAGGCGTACGGCCAGGGCACGCCCGCCTTCACGGTCGACGTCCCCGAGTACACGCTGCTGCAGAAGGTGCACACCCTGAACGCGATCCTCGACACCTGGAGCGCCCAGTACCCGTCGATGGCCCGCGTCGACCTGCGCCGCGACGTGCCCCGCCTCGAGGTGCCCGCCTACTTCGTCCAAGGTGGACGCGAGATGCGCGGGCTGGCCGTGCCGTTCGCGCAGTGGTACGAGCGGCTCCAGGCCCCGCGCAAGCACCAGGAGGTCTTCGCGGCCGCGGGCCACCGCGCGATGTTCGACGAGCCGGGCCGCTTCGTGTCCTTCATGGAACGGCTCCTCCCGCCACCCTGA
- a CDS encoding IS30 family transposase, whose protein sequence is MILVGGVVAARLSFAEREQIALGRAGGESIGSIARRLGRHRSTVSREVRADEQYGQRYRASVADYRCYLRSRRPKRARLVGSGRLREVVLGWLRRRWSPQQIAARLRVEFPDEPEMWVSHETIYQAIYLQARGNLRGELARQVALRSGRARRRARPVDGGPVRSQRPWLGLNISARPAEAGDRAVPGHWEGDLLEGGRGAGGSAIATLVERHTRFVILVGLPHGKVSEHVIAQLATAMSRLPERLRASLTWDQGTEMARHLQFTTATGCPVYFCDPRSPWQRGSNENTNGLLRQYFPKGRTDFTTISQTDLDTVADELNSRPRQTLAWATPSEKMAQLLGVATTG, encoded by the coding sequence ATGATCTTGGTGGGTGGTGTGGTGGCGGCGCGGTTGAGTTTTGCTGAGCGTGAGCAGATTGCGTTGGGTCGGGCTGGTGGTGAGTCGATCGGGTCGATCGCGCGGCGGTTGGGGCGGCATCGTTCGACGGTGTCGCGGGAGGTTCGTGCGGATGAGCAGTACGGTCAGCGGTATCGAGCCAGCGTGGCTGATTACCGGTGTTATCTGCGGTCGCGGCGGCCGAAGCGGGCCAGGCTGGTCGGGTCGGGTCGGTTGCGGGAGGTGGTGCTGGGGTGGTTGCGGCGGCGTTGGTCACCGCAGCAGATCGCGGCCCGGTTACGGGTGGAGTTCCCGGACGAGCCGGAGATGTGGGTGTCGCACGAGACGATCTACCAGGCGATCTATCTGCAGGCGCGGGGGAACCTACGCGGGGAGTTGGCTCGGCAGGTGGCGTTACGGTCTGGGCGGGCCCGGCGTCGGGCTCGGCCGGTCGATGGTGGGCCGGTCCGCTCGCAGCGGCCCTGGCTGGGGTTGAATATCTCCGCCCGTCCGGCCGAGGCCGGTGATCGGGCGGTGCCCGGGCATTGGGAAGGTGATCTGCTCGAAGGCGGCCGCGGTGCCGGCGGTTCAGCGATCGCGACGCTGGTGGAGCGGCATACCCGGTTCGTGATCCTGGTCGGGTTACCCCACGGCAAGGTCTCCGAGCATGTCATCGCCCAGTTGGCCACCGCGATGAGCCGGCTACCCGAGCGGCTGCGGGCCTCACTGACCTGGGACCAAGGCACGGAGATGGCCCGCCACCTGCAATTCACGACGGCTACCGGCTGCCCGGTCTACTTCTGCGACCCCCGATCACCGTGGCAACGCGGCAGCAACGAGAACACCAACGGCCTACTACGCCAATACTTCCCCAAAGGCCGTACCGACTTCACCACCATCAGCCAAACCGACCTGGACACCGTCGCCGACGAACTCAACAGCCGCCCCCGCCAAACCTTGGCCTGGGCCACCCCCAGTGAGAAGATGGCCCAGCTCCTAGGCGTTGCAACCACCGGTTGA
- a CDS encoding glycosyltransferase family 4 protein encodes MKDYDLCVAVNYYAPYVSGLTEVARVLAEGLAARGWRVAVVASQHDKTLPLRESREGVDVYRSPMVASISRGPVCPGFARLVRRVARRSRVVNLHLPMLEGAAITGLPLRVPVVSTYHIDLWLPPTLVTRAAMAAVRVSSRITLRRSDAVVVNSDDQARHSQLWPVLRDSRRSAIAAPCLDRRGGEPAYRETSGPHIGFLGRIVPDKGLDYLVEAFAGITDPQARLLVGGDYLTVAGGSVIDRVRAAAERDSRIRILGLLRGRQINDFYASIDAFALPSVAESFGIAQAEAMMCGVPSVTSDLPGGRYPVVATGMGAVVQPRDPVGLRAALLDVLGWDADARRQGGKRAREEFGVDGCIDRYAALFRAHST; translated from the coding sequence ATGAAGGACTACGACCTGTGCGTGGCGGTCAACTACTACGCGCCGTACGTCAGCGGGTTGACCGAGGTGGCGCGGGTGCTCGCCGAAGGGCTGGCCGCCCGGGGCTGGCGGGTGGCGGTGGTGGCCAGCCAGCACGACAAGACGCTGCCGCTGCGGGAGAGCCGCGAGGGCGTGGACGTGTACCGCAGCCCGATGGTCGCCTCGATCAGCCGCGGTCCGGTGTGCCCCGGCTTCGCGCGGCTGGTGCGCCGGGTCGCCCGCCGCTCGCGCGTGGTCAACCTGCACCTGCCGATGCTGGAGGGTGCGGCGATCACCGGGCTGCCGCTGCGGGTGCCGGTGGTCAGCACGTACCACATCGACCTGTGGCTGCCGCCCACGCTGGTCACCCGGGCCGCGATGGCCGCGGTCCGGGTGTCGTCCCGGATCACCCTGCGCCGCTCGGACGCGGTGGTGGTCAACAGCGACGACCAAGCGCGGCACTCGCAGCTGTGGCCGGTGCTGCGGGACAGCCGCCGGTCCGCGATCGCGGCGCCCTGCCTCGACCGGCGCGGCGGCGAGCCGGCGTACCGGGAGACGTCCGGGCCACACATCGGCTTCCTCGGCCGGATCGTGCCGGACAAGGGGCTGGACTACCTGGTGGAGGCGTTCGCCGGGATCACCGACCCGCAGGCGCGCCTGCTGGTCGGCGGCGACTACCTCACCGTCGCGGGCGGCAGCGTGATCGACCGCGTCCGCGCGGCGGCCGAACGCGACAGCCGGATCCGGATCCTCGGCCTGCTGCGCGGCCGGCAGATCAACGACTTCTACGCCTCCATCGACGCGTTCGCGCTGCCGTCCGTCGCGGAGTCGTTCGGCATCGCGCAGGCCGAGGCGATGATGTGCGGCGTGCCGTCGGTGACCAGCGACCTGCCCGGCGGCCGCTACCCGGTGGTGGCCACCGGCATGGGCGCGGTGGTCCAGCCCCGCGACCCGGTCGGGCTGCGCGCCGCGCTGCTGGACGTGCTGGGCTGGGACGCCGACGCGCGCCGGCAGGGCGGCAAGCGGGCCCGCGAGGAGTTCGGTGTGGACGGTTGCATCGACCGGTACGCCGCCCTCTTCCGGGCACACTCCACATGA
- a CDS encoding UbiA prenyltransferase family protein produces MDHALKVPSPAPPDLPVVTVSRTAPARLGGLFTLLRPRQWVKGGLVLLAPVVADPVAAVAQVVPLAGTLLAFLAASSAVYVFNDLKDRERDRLHPTKRLRPLASGVVNTPAAVALLTALLAGTAVLLTALPGLVGVIVGGYLAINLWYCLALKHQPLVDVSVVSLGFVLRVLAGTVAVGIETQPALLIGVYCACLALSLGKRRHELAAMLADGGEATAHRPALRAYSVQFLDHVVVVNLVAALVGYLAFVWVSTPPYGPVTAALTFPFAAFAVHRYLQMVTVGSSGGNPTEDLVRDRALQVNLGLWAAVLGQAVLASIW; encoded by the coding sequence ATGGATCACGCCTTGAAAGTCCCCAGCCCTGCCCCGCCGGACCTGCCGGTCGTCACCGTCAGCCGGACGGCTCCGGCCCGCCTCGGCGGCCTGTTCACCCTGCTGCGGCCCCGACAGTGGGTCAAGGGCGGCCTGGTGCTGCTGGCGCCGGTGGTGGCCGACCCGGTGGCCGCGGTGGCGCAGGTCGTACCGCTGGCCGGCACGCTGCTGGCCTTCCTGGCCGCCTCCTCGGCGGTCTACGTCTTCAACGACCTGAAGGACCGCGAGCGGGACCGGCTGCACCCGACCAAGCGGCTGCGCCCGCTGGCCAGCGGTGTGGTCAACACGCCGGCCGCGGTCGCGCTGCTCACCGCCCTGCTGGCCGGCACCGCCGTGCTGCTGACCGCGCTGCCCGGGCTCGTCGGCGTCATCGTCGGCGGCTACCTCGCCATCAACCTGTGGTACTGCCTGGCGCTCAAGCACCAGCCGCTGGTCGACGTGTCGGTGGTGTCGCTCGGCTTCGTCCTGCGGGTACTCGCCGGCACGGTCGCGGTCGGCATCGAGACCCAGCCGGCGCTGCTGATCGGCGTCTACTGCGCGTGCCTGGCACTGTCGCTGGGCAAGCGCCGGCACGAGCTGGCCGCGATGCTCGCCGACGGTGGTGAGGCGACCGCGCACCGGCCGGCGCTGCGGGCGTACTCGGTGCAGTTCCTGGACCATGTCGTGGTGGTCAACCTCGTGGCGGCGCTGGTCGGCTACCTCGCCTTCGTGTGGGTGTCGACGCCGCCGTACGGGCCGGTCACCGCCGCGCTGACATTTCCGTTCGCCGCCTTCGCGGTCCACCGGTACCTGCAGATGGTCACGGTCGGCAGCTCCGGCGGCAACCCCACCGAAGACCTGGTCCGCGACCGCGCGCTGCAGGTCAACCTCGGCCTGTGGGCGGCGGTCCTGGGGCAGGCCGTCCTGGCGAGCATCTGGTGA
- a CDS encoding NAD-dependent epimerase/dehydratase family protein gives MHIVVTGAAGMLGTALLARPWPGVTWTGVDIRPLADRAGDRAAYIRADVRDTGAMEKAFRGADVVIHSAAALPSHRAADIRSVDVDGTVSALDAARRAGVGRFVHVSSTAVYGLPRLCPTPEDYPCEPVDPYSAAKLSAETAVLKLREQGLCAPIVRPKTFLGEERLGLFAMLFEWADEGRHFPLIGGGDVATQMLDVDDLCDAIQLICEGTDDKVNDTFNIGAHEFGTLREDFQAVLDAAGHGKRVLTVPVGPAVGALRVLAALRLSPVYKRLVHKLTRDSYVSTERAVERLGFAPRFSNERALLKTYDWWRANRTRRSAGRTHRDPWKQGALRLAKALF, from the coding sequence GTGCACATTGTCGTAACCGGAGCGGCGGGCATGTTGGGCACCGCCCTGCTGGCCCGGCCGTGGCCCGGCGTGACCTGGACCGGCGTCGACATCCGCCCGCTCGCGGACCGCGCGGGGGACCGGGCGGCGTACATCCGGGCCGACGTGCGGGACACCGGCGCGATGGAGAAGGCGTTCCGCGGTGCCGACGTCGTCATCCACTCGGCCGCCGCGCTGCCCAGCCACCGCGCGGCGGACATCCGCTCGGTGGACGTGGACGGCACGGTGTCGGCGCTGGACGCCGCACGGCGGGCCGGGGTGGGCAGGTTCGTGCACGTCTCCTCGACCGCGGTGTACGGGCTACCCCGCCTCTGCCCGACGCCCGAGGACTACCCGTGCGAACCGGTCGACCCGTACTCGGCGGCCAAGCTCTCGGCGGAGACCGCCGTGCTGAAGCTGCGGGAGCAGGGGCTGTGCGCGCCGATCGTGCGGCCCAAGACCTTCCTCGGCGAGGAGCGGCTGGGCCTGTTCGCGATGCTCTTCGAGTGGGCCGACGAGGGCCGGCACTTCCCGTTGATCGGCGGCGGCGACGTGGCCACCCAGATGCTCGACGTCGACGACCTGTGCGACGCGATCCAGCTGATCTGCGAGGGCACCGACGACAAGGTCAACGACACGTTCAACATCGGCGCCCACGAGTTCGGCACGCTGCGCGAGGACTTCCAGGCGGTACTCGACGCCGCCGGCCACGGCAAGCGCGTGCTGACCGTGCCGGTCGGTCCCGCCGTCGGCGCGCTGCGCGTCCTGGCCGCCCTCCGGCTCTCGCCGGTCTACAAGCGACTCGTGCACAAGCTGACCCGCGACTCGTACGTGTCCACCGAGCGGGCGGTCGAGCGGCTCGGGTTCGCGCCGCGGTTCAGCAACGAACGGGCACTGCTGAAGACGTACGACTGGTGGCGGGCGAACAGGACGCGACGCAGCGCCGGCCGCACCCACCGCGACCCCTGGAAGCAGGGCGCCCTTCGGCTCGCGAAGGCGCTGTTCTGA
- a CDS encoding glycosyltransferase family 2 protein: MIIPCHNSAKTIALSVGSALTQTYESIEVVVVDDASTDETPHIVRGLDCTLVELTTNVGAGPARNRGIEASNGEIFFFLDSDVALAPDAVANAVQIFQEHPSYGAVWGVYGNRPLVDDGVVEWVQVLYGHYRATRKLGPARTGHFASGAVPRWVVDNIGAFDERLLGQYANEDHEFSLRIAEHYPVTRTLSVIGYHDDDDRLSSVLRKLYKRAISLVPLVLKQRDLKPEREATHRPAEVAAAFLATVTLPLALLSPYLAAVPAALLAWFIAVNLPMLRYVRRTAGWRMIPPSVLLTFAYGLAISAGALSGGLRYLLDARFRRRYQTPAGAH; encoded by the coding sequence GTGATTATCCCGTGCCACAACAGCGCAAAGACCATCGCCCTCAGCGTCGGATCGGCATTGACTCAGACCTATGAATCTATCGAGGTCGTCGTGGTGGACGACGCGAGTACCGACGAGACGCCGCACATCGTCCGGGGCCTCGACTGCACGCTGGTCGAGCTGACCACCAACGTCGGTGCCGGGCCCGCCCGCAACCGGGGGATCGAGGCCAGCAACGGCGAGATCTTCTTCTTCCTCGACTCCGACGTCGCGCTCGCCCCCGACGCCGTGGCCAACGCGGTGCAGATCTTCCAGGAGCACCCGTCGTACGGCGCGGTGTGGGGCGTCTACGGCAACCGGCCGCTCGTCGACGACGGCGTGGTCGAGTGGGTGCAGGTGCTCTACGGGCACTACCGGGCCACCCGCAAGCTCGGCCCGGCGCGCACCGGCCACTTCGCCAGCGGCGCCGTGCCGCGGTGGGTGGTCGACAACATCGGGGCGTTCGACGAGCGGCTGCTCGGGCAGTACGCCAACGAGGACCACGAGTTCAGCCTCCGCATCGCCGAGCACTACCCGGTCACCCGCACGCTGTCGGTCATCGGGTACCACGACGATGACGACCGGCTCTCCTCGGTGCTGCGCAAGCTGTACAAGCGGGCGATCTCGCTGGTGCCCCTGGTGCTCAAGCAGCGCGACCTCAAGCCCGAGCGGGAGGCCACCCACCGGCCGGCCGAGGTGGCCGCCGCGTTCCTGGCCACCGTCACCCTCCCCCTGGCCCTGCTCTCGCCCTACCTCGCCGCGGTACCGGCCGCCCTGCTGGCCTGGTTCATCGCCGTCAACCTGCCGATGCTGCGCTACGTGCGCCGCACCGCCGGCTGGCGCATGATCCCGCCGAGCGTCCTGCTGACTTTCGCGTACGGCCTCGCCATCTCGGCGGGCGCGCTGAGCGGTGGCCTGCGCTACCTGCTCGACGCCCGCTTCCGCCGGCGATACCAGACACCGGCCGGAGCCCATTGA